The following are encoded in a window of Lactobacillus panisapium genomic DNA:
- a CDS encoding N-acetyldiaminopimelate deacetylase has translation MLTNEQLIQIRRDLHQIPELALEEKQTQKYLLQVIHQFRQDYLEIKTVSELPTAILVRVKGSNPTKTIGYRADIDGLPVTEKTGLPFSSKHDGQMHACGHDIHMTVALGVLNYFSEHQPKDNLLFFFQPAEESKNGGKLAYEQGVFTGQWRPDEFFALHVTPDLPTGTIGCRNGTLFAGAAEVNIDLYGQDGHAAYPQRANDMVVAAAALIEQVQTVISRSIDPIAGGVITIGKIQAGTIRNAIAGHARLEGTIRGLTQTMIERIEQRLREVTTGIGQSFQAKVKLEINQGGYWPVENDPEITAQLITYLKNDSAVNYQETEPAMTGEDFGYLLAKIPGSMFWLGVQDDSQLHSATFSPQEEAIKVGIDAIVGFFKQHM, from the coding sequence ATGCTAACAAATGAGCAATTAATCCAAATCCGCCGTGATTTACATCAAATACCGGAATTAGCCCTAGAAGAAAAACAAACGCAAAAGTACTTGTTACAAGTTATCCACCAATTTCGGCAAGACTATTTGGAAATTAAGACTGTGTCTGAATTGCCAACTGCTATTTTAGTCAGAGTCAAGGGAAGCAATCCCACTAAAACCATTGGCTATCGCGCTGACATTGACGGCTTACCGGTAACAGAAAAAACGGGGTTGCCTTTTTCTTCAAAACATGATGGTCAAATGCATGCCTGTGGGCATGACATCCATATGACCGTAGCCCTGGGTGTTCTTAACTATTTTAGTGAGCACCAGCCAAAAGATAATTTGCTGTTCTTTTTTCAACCAGCAGAAGAGAGCAAAAATGGGGGCAAACTTGCTTACGAGCAAGGGGTCTTCACTGGTCAGTGGCGTCCTGATGAATTTTTTGCACTTCATGTTACCCCTGACTTGCCTACTGGAACAATTGGCTGCCGCAATGGCACTTTATTTGCCGGAGCAGCAGAAGTTAACATCGATTTATACGGGCAAGATGGGCATGCAGCTTATCCTCAACGGGCAAATGACATGGTTGTGGCTGCGGCAGCTCTAATTGAGCAAGTGCAAACCGTTATTTCCCGCAGCATTGATCCAATTGCTGGTGGGGTAATCACGATTGGCAAGATCCAGGCGGGGACGATTAGAAACGCAATCGCTGGACATGCACGTTTAGAAGGAACAATTCGTGGATTAACGCAAACGATGATTGAACGCATTGAACAACGTTTACGTGAAGTAACTACCGGTATAGGTCAAAGTTTTCAAGCAAAAGTTAAATTGGAGATTAATCAGGGTGGCTATTGGCCAGTTGAAAATGATCCGGAGATAACTGCTCAGTTGATTACCTATTTAAAAAACGATTCTGCTGTTAATTATCAAGAAACGGAGCCAGCAATGACGGGAGAAGATTTCGGCTATTTACTAGCTAAAATTCCGGGCAGCATGTTTTGGCTAGGCGTGCAGGATGATTCACAGCTTCATTCGGCAACTTTTAGTCCGCAAGAAGAAGCTATTAAAGTCGGAATTGATGCAATTGTCGGTTTCTTTAAGCAACACATGTAA
- a CDS encoding AraC family transcriptional regulator, which yields MPDKHELVQLDKLPLYIEIHQQNNESDVAPHWHQSIELSFTMRGQIAHFIINGVDHHTHPGEILVINSQVVHSVRSSTSSCSDLMLTMLFPYSLVLQVFPEMDQYMIDLKPLAELSVEQIAQYHHLQALLSRITETKLANDSEFQNLELTILSYQVLEILLKYFLRTRDNNSQLSSNLLITGHLRRALDFIQDHYQEPFSLQDIADSCHLARQYLQRIFRQNMGITLGKYIRNYRAQRAYQELCGTSHTLTAVAMNNGFSGVRSLNRAMVANYGQTGMQIRKGSSAPDSGD from the coding sequence GTGCCTGATAAACACGAACTGGTCCAGTTAGATAAACTACCGCTATACATTGAAATTCACCAGCAAAACAATGAGTCAGACGTGGCGCCGCATTGGCACCAAAGTATAGAACTCAGTTTTACCATGCGTGGTCAAATTGCTCACTTTATTATTAACGGTGTCGATCATCATACACATCCAGGCGAGATCTTAGTGATAAATTCCCAAGTTGTTCACAGCGTCCGAAGCAGTACATCCTCTTGCTCGGACTTGATGCTTACCATGCTTTTTCCTTATTCACTGGTTTTACAAGTATTTCCTGAAATGGATCAATATATGATTGACCTTAAACCACTAGCCGAATTATCAGTGGAACAAATCGCTCAATATCACCACTTACAAGCTCTACTTAGCCGGATTACCGAGACAAAGTTAGCTAATGACAGCGAATTTCAAAACTTGGAACTAACAATTCTGAGCTATCAGGTGTTAGAAATTTTACTTAAGTATTTTTTACGGACTCGCGACAATAATAGCCAGCTATCAAGCAATCTATTAATTACTGGGCACTTAAGGCGAGCATTAGATTTCATTCAGGATCATTATCAAGAACCATTTTCATTGCAGGATATTGCAGATAGCTGCCATTTAGCACGACAATATTTACAACGAATTTTTCGGCAAAACATGGGCATTACTTTGGGTAAATATATTAGAAATTATCGTGCTCAACGTGCCTATCAAGAATTATGCGGTACTTCTCACACGCTAACAGCCGTTGCCATGAATAACGGCTTTAGTGGTGTCAGATCTTTGAATCGGGCGATGGTCGCTAATTATGGGCAGACCGGTATGCAAATTCGCAAAGGTTCCTCAGCGCCAGATTCAGGCGACTGA
- the dapA gene encoding 4-hydroxy-tetrahydrodipicolinate synthase produces MTDFTQADLMTAIITPFNEQGEVDYPGLEELTEHLLKTGSRGFVIGGTTGETATMTHDEKIQLYTKFAQIVNNRVPVIAGTGSNNTAQTAEFTAEVSQIPGIDLALVVAPYYNKPNQRGIKAHFEAVAKKAQIPLMIYNIPGRTGITIAKETIVELAQNPQIAGVKQCTELEDLEYIIEHTADDFLIYTGEDVQALAAKMLGAHGVISVASHIYGQVMRQMYDELARGNIARAGKLQRQLVPKMQALFMYPSPSPVKAVLNAQGLAAGGCRLPIVTLNKEEKQQLACHLGLNETALFNRLPKELGVN; encoded by the coding sequence ATGACGGATTTTACGCAAGCAGACTTAATGACAGCAATCATTACGCCATTTAATGAACAAGGTGAGGTTGATTATCCTGGCTTAGAAGAATTAACCGAGCATTTGCTCAAAACGGGCAGCCGGGGATTTGTCATTGGCGGCACAACTGGTGAGACAGCCACAATGACCCATGATGAAAAAATTCAGCTTTACACCAAATTTGCACAGATAGTTAATAACCGTGTACCAGTCATCGCCGGCACGGGTAGCAATAACACGGCACAAACCGCGGAATTTACTGCAGAGGTCAGTCAAATTCCTGGAATTGATTTAGCTTTAGTGGTTGCACCTTATTACAACAAGCCTAACCAGCGTGGCATTAAGGCCCATTTTGAGGCTGTAGCCAAAAAGGCGCAAATTCCGCTAATGATTTATAACATTCCCGGCAGAACAGGAATTACGATTGCAAAAGAAACAATTGTGGAATTAGCACAAAATCCGCAAATTGCCGGTGTCAAGCAATGCACGGAACTGGAAGATTTAGAGTATATTATCGAGCACACTGCAGATGACTTTTTAATTTATACGGGTGAGGACGTGCAGGCTTTAGCTGCCAAGATGCTTGGAGCACATGGCGTAATTTCAGTTGCCTCCCACATTTACGGCCAAGTTATGCGGCAAATGTATGATGAATTAGCTCGGGGCAATATTGCTCGCGCCGGTAAGCTGCAACGACAATTAGTGCCTAAAATGCAGGCTTTATTTATGTATCCGTCACCGTCACCGGTAAAAGCGGTCTTGAATGCACAAGGATTAGCTGCCGGGGGATGCCGGTTGCCAATCGTTACTTTAAATAAGGAAGAAAAACAACAGTTAGCCTGTCATCTAGGCTTAAATGAAACGGCTTTGTTTAACCGCTTGCCTAAAGAATTAGGAGTGAATTAA
- a CDS encoding MFS transporter — protein sequence MKKVNPKSGLFKVALLSISLLLMIAPQISSVLPLMYSSFPDVSRAAVETLSTIPNIGIVVGLVLSPFLIKLLGTKTTVITGLIIALLAGTYPMYATGYTLILVSRFLLGAGIGLFNSLAVSLLSKFYAGDELSTMLGFQNSMGSVGAAIFSFCVGILAVNGWHATFAIYLAALPILLLFGFVVKLPDQQQTDSTDQSANREENKINASVIEIAIVMFFMYVFFMPMSFKLPQLATSQKIANVSQIAFVSSVVTLIGIPVGMCYGFLKKKLHDLILPIGLFLQVAGLLAIAYAVNLPMLFVAVIVLGAGFGLSVPYIFNWLDEAAPKNSVNFATTITLVLVNIGCAVSPTIINWLGATLGSGTPRSDMTMAGIGMAILFCYSIVHYFQIKKQHK from the coding sequence ATGAAAAAAGTTAATCCAAAATCTGGATTGTTCAAAGTTGCCTTATTATCAATTTCTTTATTATTGATGATAGCGCCACAAATTTCATCGGTACTGCCATTAATGTACTCATCATTCCCAGATGTCTCACGTGCAGCCGTTGAAACTTTAAGTACTATTCCAAATATTGGAATAGTTGTTGGCTTAGTATTAAGCCCATTTTTAATCAAATTATTGGGTACCAAAACAACCGTAATTACGGGTCTTATTATTGCACTTCTAGCCGGAACTTATCCGATGTATGCTACTGGCTATACCCTAATTTTGGTATCACGTTTCTTACTGGGTGCTGGAATTGGTCTATTTAATTCCCTTGCAGTTAGCTTATTATCCAAATTCTATGCGGGCGATGAACTATCAACAATGCTGGGTTTCCAAAATTCAATGGGTAGTGTAGGAGCAGCTATTTTTTCATTTTGTGTCGGCATATTAGCAGTTAATGGCTGGCACGCAACCTTCGCTATTTACCTAGCAGCTTTGCCTATTCTACTGTTGTTCGGCTTTGTGGTTAAATTACCTGATCAACAACAAACTGATAGTACTGACCAATCAGCTAACCGGGAAGAAAACAAAATTAATGCCAGCGTGATTGAAATCGCCATCGTTATGTTCTTTATGTATGTTTTCTTTATGCCAATGTCTTTCAAACTACCGCAATTGGCAACAAGCCAGAAAATTGCAAATGTTAGCCAAATCGCTTTCGTTTCAAGTGTAGTTACACTTATTGGAATTCCTGTAGGCATGTGCTACGGCTTTTTGAAAAAGAAACTGCATGATTTGATTCTGCCGATCGGTTTGTTTTTACAAGTTGCCGGCTTGCTTGCAATTGCATATGCTGTTAACTTGCCAATGTTATTTGTAGCCGTTATCGTCTTAGGTGCTGGCTTTGGCCTATCAGTTCCTTATATTTTTAACTGGCTGGATGAAGCAGCCCCGAAAAATTCCGTTAACTTTGCTACAACAATTACCCTAGTATTAGTAAACATTGGCTGTGCTGTTTCACCAACTATCATTAACTGGCTTGGTGCCACTTTGGGTTCAGGTACTCCACGTTCTGACATGACAATGGCTGGAATTGGAATGGCAATTTTGTTCTGCTACAGTATTGTGCACTACTTCCAAATTAAAAAACAGCATAAATAA
- the dapF gene encoding diaminopimelate epimerase — protein MVYMQKVHGSQNTFFLLDQTQLKQTLSQAELVRLAKQLTNAKTGLLGGADGLLVVSSSSHQNVLGKMQVINADGSIASMCGNGLRTVGRYLAEKYHQNSFKVETQQADLKVSVEPDWAESVKAISVEISPVSFAKQDLPFAQLNCSKLINQEVPAFAPGLKFTAVAVPNPHLISIVSAEVLASSLLEKLGTKLNQPNPYFPDGVNVSFAQVIDSRHLFVRTFERGVGFTNACGTGMSAASLVFALTHQQEKGFNHLLTVSNPGGFVQTRVHQQENHYWIELIGNATVTHNINADESLFHQDLPDFSLFQVEQTSENAAYQAFISNNK, from the coding sequence ATGGTTTACATGCAAAAAGTTCATGGTTCGCAGAACACTTTTTTCTTACTCGATCAAACACAGTTAAAGCAGACACTTTCACAAGCAGAATTAGTTCGGCTGGCAAAGCAATTGACCAATGCCAAAACGGGCCTATTGGGTGGAGCAGATGGTCTTTTGGTAGTCAGTTCATCAAGCCACCAAAATGTTCTTGGAAAAATGCAGGTTATTAACGCAGATGGGTCGATTGCCTCCATGTGCGGTAATGGTCTTAGGACCGTTGGGCGCTATTTAGCCGAAAAATATCACCAAAATTCGTTTAAAGTTGAGACCCAGCAAGCGGATCTCAAGGTGAGTGTTGAACCCGACTGGGCAGAGAGCGTCAAAGCGATTAGTGTTGAAATCAGCCCCGTCAGCTTTGCCAAGCAGGATCTACCTTTTGCACAGTTGAATTGCAGTAAGCTCATTAATCAAGAAGTACCCGCTTTTGCCCCGGGCCTAAAGTTTACTGCTGTGGCTGTCCCCAACCCGCATTTAATCAGCATTGTTTCTGCGGAAGTTTTAGCCAGTTCCTTATTAGAAAAACTCGGCACCAAGCTCAATCAACCGAATCCATATTTTCCCGATGGCGTGAATGTCAGCTTTGCCCAAGTGATTGATTCACGGCACCTCTTTGTCCGTACTTTTGAGCGTGGGGTTGGTTTTACTAATGCTTGTGGCACGGGAATGTCGGCCGCCAGTTTGGTATTTGCACTAACGCACCAGCAGGAAAAAGGTTTTAATCACTTACTCACCGTTTCCAATCCAGGCGGCTTCGTTCAAACTAGAGTACACCAGCAAGAAAATCATTATTGGATTGAGCTCATCGGTAACGCTACCGTCACACATAATATCAATGCTGACGAAAGTTTATTTCACCAGGATTTGCCGGACTTCAGTCTTTTTCAAGTTGAGCAGACCTCAGAAAATGCGGCATATCAAGCCTTTATTTCAAATAATAAATAG
- the dapD gene encoding 2,3,4,5-tetrahydropyridine-2,6-dicarboxylate N-acetyltransferase, protein MKNMSATEIIDFIANAPKKTPVKVYVKGDLAKLDWPVEVRPFVNDHVGVVFGDWADLVPFLRTNAAKINDYQVENCSRNSAVPLLDLKNVSARIEPGALIRQQVSIGANAVIMMGAVINIGAEIGENAMIDMNAVLGGRAIIGANTHVGAGAVIAGVVEPASAKPVRIGQNVLVGANAVVLEGVQVGDNAVIAAGAVVTADVPANAVVAGVPAKIIKQRDEKTTSKTKIEQDLRKL, encoded by the coding sequence ATGAAAAATATGTCAGCGACAGAAATAATTGATTTTATTGCCAATGCACCCAAGAAAACGCCAGTTAAGGTTTATGTAAAAGGTGACCTGGCAAAATTAGACTGGCCAGTAGAAGTAAGACCCTTTGTAAATGATCATGTTGGGGTGGTTTTCGGTGACTGGGCGGATTTAGTACCATTTTTAAGAACCAATGCGGCTAAGATCAATGATTATCAAGTAGAAAATTGTAGCCGCAATTCAGCCGTTCCCTTATTGGATTTAAAAAATGTTTCGGCCCGGATCGAACCTGGTGCGTTGATTCGCCAACAAGTAAGTATTGGTGCTAATGCAGTAATTATGATGGGAGCAGTAATCAATATTGGCGCGGAAATCGGTGAAAATGCCATGATCGACATGAATGCTGTCCTTGGTGGGCGCGCAATTATTGGTGCCAATACTCATGTTGGTGCGGGCGCGGTTATTGCTGGCGTGGTTGAACCGGCTTCTGCTAAACCGGTTAGAATCGGCCAAAACGTTTTAGTTGGCGCCAATGCCGTTGTCTTAGAAGGAGTTCAAGTTGGTGATAACGCAGTTATTGCTGCCGGAGCAGTTGTTACTGCTGATGTGCCAGCAAATGCGGTAGTAGCCGGTGTCCCAGCTAAAATTATTAAGCAGCGGGATGAAAAAACCACAAGTAAGACCAAGATTGAACAAGATTTAAGAAAGCTGTAA
- the lysA gene encoding diaminopimelate decarboxylase, with product MPADDYYETNDQGHLTIGGVDALDLAREYGTPLVVYDVTQIRQQFRALQQAFTKQHIDYAISYASKAFATIAMYQVVNQEHGHIDVVSGGELFTALKAGFPSSKISFHGNNKTRAELLMAVQNHVGVIILDNFHEIKLLEEVLADTKSHIQVMLRITPGVTAHTHEYDQTGQEDSKFGFDVKSGQAEQAFLQVQASEQMTLIGLHAHIGSQILETTGFKLEVKKLMLLVREWAKKYDYQPQILNLGGGFGIRYTAQDQVLALGTFVEQIVTTLRQLAEEYQLKVPAVWVEPGRSIVGSAGYSLYTIGARKDVPGLMPYVAVDGGMGDNIRPALYQADYEALLARDPAAQPSETVHLAGRYCESGDLLIKKLPLPATKAGDVIAMLATGAYGYSMASNYNRVPRPAVVFAENGHAQEVVTRETNEDLVSHDRFYQE from the coding sequence ATGCCAGCAGATGATTATTACGAGACTAATGATCAAGGACACTTAACGATCGGTGGGGTTGATGCACTAGATTTAGCCCGTGAATACGGCACGCCGCTTGTAGTTTACGATGTTACTCAAATTCGGCAACAGTTTCGGGCTTTGCAGCAAGCCTTTACCAAACAGCACATCGATTATGCAATCAGTTACGCTAGCAAAGCTTTTGCCACCATTGCGATGTATCAGGTGGTCAATCAAGAACACGGCCATATTGATGTCGTTTCAGGCGGTGAATTGTTTACCGCCCTTAAAGCTGGCTTTCCAAGTAGCAAAATCAGTTTTCACGGAAATAACAAAACTAGGGCAGAACTTTTAATGGCGGTGCAAAATCATGTTGGCGTAATTATTCTGGATAACTTTCATGAAATTAAACTTCTTGAGGAAGTTCTTGCTGATACTAAAAGTCATATTCAGGTCATGTTAAGAATTACCCCCGGCGTTACGGCACATACTCATGAATATGATCAGACCGGTCAAGAAGACAGTAAGTTTGGCTTTGACGTCAAATCTGGGCAAGCCGAGCAGGCTTTTTTACAAGTACAGGCTAGTGAACAGATGACTTTAATTGGCCTTCATGCACATATTGGTTCCCAAATTTTAGAAACGACTGGCTTTAAGCTTGAAGTTAAAAAACTGATGCTACTTGTCCGTGAATGGGCCAAAAAATATGATTATCAGCCCCAAATCTTAAATCTTGGGGGCGGCTTTGGTATTCGTTATACCGCCCAAGACCAAGTATTGGCTTTAGGAACTTTTGTTGAACAGATTGTGACAACTCTTCGCCAGTTAGCTGAAGAATATCAACTGAAAGTTCCAGCTGTTTGGGTTGAACCTGGTCGCTCAATCGTCGGTAGCGCGGGCTACAGTTTGTATACGATTGGCGCACGTAAAGATGTTCCCGGATTAATGCCCTATGTAGCAGTAGATGGCGGTATGGGTGACAATATTAGGCCGGCTCTTTACCAAGCTGATTATGAAGCACTTCTTGCCCGTGATCCCGCTGCTCAACCTAGCGAAACAGTCCACTTGGCTGGGCGCTATTGTGAATCAGGGGACTTGTTAATCAAAAAACTGCCGCTGCCAGCGACCAAAGCAGGTGATGTAATTGCAATGCTAGCAACTGGTGCTTATGGTTACAGCATGGCATCGAACTATAACCGGGTGCCTCGGCCAGCTGTTGTGTTTGCAGAAAATGGTCACGCACAAGAAGTTGTTACACGTGAAACCAATGAAGATTTAGTCAGTCATGATCGTTTTTATCAAGAATAG
- a CDS encoding alpha/beta hydrolase, whose protein sequence is MAEPDYQKLVNDMRKEFKEGDDKRDAGLPTHIPEVERFDNIPYGKDPKYQILDVYLPSKRTEAKLPVIVNIHGGGWVYGTKETYQFYCMALAKEGFAVVNANYRLAPDVVYPGELDDVNRVFHWVADTANAQKYQFDLDNVFIVGDSAGGQMGEQILAIYTNENYRKYFGYALPQLTIKAAALNCGAYFLTEINSIAGAPEAYFRPEIRLTEHEQLNVEQFLTKDLPPIYLMTCTDDFLRDNAYMLSGYLHAKGIFHEIHFYGDAEHRREHVFHVNQRDDLAKKCNLDELNFFRKYLN, encoded by the coding sequence ATGGCAGAACCAGATTATCAAAAATTAGTCAATGATATGCGTAAAGAATTTAAGGAGGGTGATGACAAGCGTGACGCAGGCTTGCCGACCCACATTCCCGAAGTGGAGCGTTTCGATAATATTCCTTATGGCAAAGATCCTAAATATCAGATATTAGATGTTTATTTACCAAGTAAGCGCACCGAGGCTAAATTACCTGTCATCGTCAATATTCACGGGGGCGGCTGGGTTTATGGCACCAAAGAAACATATCAATTTTACTGTATGGCACTGGCTAAAGAGGGTTTTGCCGTTGTAAATGCAAATTATCGGTTAGCTCCTGATGTTGTTTATCCAGGTGAACTTGATGATGTTAATCGCGTTTTTCATTGGGTAGCAGACACTGCTAATGCCCAAAAATACCAGTTTGACCTTGATAACGTCTTCATCGTCGGCGATAGTGCTGGCGGTCAAATGGGAGAACAAATTTTAGCAATTTATACCAATGAGAATTACCGCAAATACTTTGGCTATGCGTTACCACAACTAACAATTAAGGCGGCTGCACTTAATTGTGGTGCTTATTTCTTAACGGAAATCAATTCAATCGCAGGAGCACCAGAAGCATATTTTCGGCCAGAAATTCGCTTAACTGAACATGAGCAGCTAAACGTTGAACAATTTTTAACAAAAGACTTGCCGCCAATTTACCTAATGACTTGTACGGATGACTTTTTACGCGACAATGCCTATATGCTTTCGGGTTACTTACATGCTAAGGGCATCTTCCATGAAATTCACTTTTACGGTGATGCTGAGCACCGCCGCGAGCACGTTTTCCATGTGAACCAAAGAGACGATCTAGCTAAAAAATGTAACTTAGATGAATTAAACTTTTTCCGTAAGTATTTAAATTAG
- a CDS encoding aspartate kinase, which produces MKVVKFGGSSLANGEQFQKVLNIINADPTRKVIVTSAPGKRFEQDTKVTDLLIDYAKKTIKHQDCAVIVQQIWARYSEIAQFFDLSPDTIAPLHQELCDLPTISYPDNDFLMAAFKAHGEKLNAQLLALLLQQKNFPARFLDPQEAGFLVSNVANDAQVLEETYQNLSRWRDIPEILVVPGFYGVTPTGSIATFSRGGSDITGAIWARGTAADLYENFTDVNAIYAADPRIVTKPHPIKIMTYRELRELSYAGFSVFHDEALIPAIQGQVYINVKNTNHPELPGTLIVPEKNFHPKNIITGVASSNHFAALYLHRYLLNKETGFTLKLLKIFYQFNISYEHMPSGIDDLTVIFDKRQFTEKLRQQMCAEIKRVLQPDQLEWIDDYAIIMVVGEGMRNKIGAMQNITTPLAQRHVAIHMINQGASRISIMLGTKKEDAAAAVTQIYHQFFK; this is translated from the coding sequence ATGAAAGTTGTTAAATTTGGTGGTAGTTCTCTGGCAAACGGAGAACAATTTCAAAAAGTGCTTAATATTATAAATGCTGATCCAACCAGAAAAGTAATTGTTACTTCAGCACCAGGAAAAAGATTTGAGCAGGATACCAAGGTGACTGACTTATTAATTGACTATGCTAAAAAAACGATCAAGCACCAAGACTGTGCCGTAATCGTTCAACAAATTTGGGCCAGATATAGCGAAATTGCACAATTTTTTGACTTAAGTCCGGACACAATTGCACCTTTACACCAGGAATTGTGCGACTTACCCACAATTTCGTATCCAGACAATGATTTTCTCATGGCTGCATTTAAAGCCCACGGTGAAAAGCTCAACGCTCAGCTGCTAGCCCTTCTTTTACAACAAAAAAATTTTCCGGCGCGCTTTCTCGATCCCCAAGAAGCCGGCTTTTTAGTCAGCAATGTCGCTAATGATGCTCAAGTTCTGGAAGAAACCTACCAAAATCTCTCTCGCTGGCGCGACATACCTGAAATTCTTGTTGTTCCGGGATTTTACGGTGTTACCCCAACTGGCAGCATTGCAACCTTTTCACGGGGTGGTTCAGATATCACCGGCGCAATTTGGGCCCGAGGAACTGCTGCCGACTTGTACGAGAATTTTACTGATGTTAATGCCATTTATGCTGCTGATCCAAGAATTGTGACCAAGCCGCACCCAATCAAAATCATGACCTACCGAGAATTACGGGAATTATCTTATGCCGGGTTTTCGGTTTTCCATGATGAGGCACTAATTCCGGCGATTCAAGGTCAGGTATATATCAACGTGAAAAATACTAACCACCCTGAGCTTCCGGGTACGCTAATTGTTCCCGAAAAGAATTTTCATCCCAAAAATATTATTACCGGTGTCGCAAGTTCCAATCACTTTGCCGCTTTATACTTACATCGATATTTACTTAATAAAGAAACTGGTTTTACGTTAAAACTACTAAAAATATTTTACCAGTTTAATATCTCATATGAGCATATGCCATCTGGAATTGACGACTTAACCGTTATTTTTGACAAACGCCAGTTTACTGAAAAACTGCGCCAACAAATGTGTGCCGAGATTAAGCGAGTTCTCCAGCCTGATCAATTAGAATGGATTGATGATTATGCCATCATCATGGTTGTCGGCGAAGGCATGCGTAACAAAATCGGTGCCATGCAAAACATCACTACCCCACTGGCCCAAAGGCACGTTGCAATTCATATGATTAATCAAGGGGCTTCCCGTATTTCAATAATGCTGGGAACTAAAAAAGAGGATGCGGCTGCCGCCGTTACCCAGATTTACCACCAATTTTTCAAATAA